CAGATGATTGCAGCTAATGTGCTTTCCAAGGAAGAGTTTCCTGACTTTGATGAGGAGACTGGGATTCTTCCTAAAGTTGATGATGAAGAAGGTAGTGTTTCCAAGTAGTCTTATTTTATTGTAAATTCCTTGTGTTTCTGGATGCgttttgatttaaaaagagaTGATGATAAAAGTGCATGTTAAGCGTCTCACAACTTGCTGTCATCTGAAACATTAGGTACTAGTGTTGCTCTGGCCTTATTATTAATGACATTTGGATGTGCTCTGTTTGTGCATTCATTTTATTTGTggtgttttcacttttaaaactaTTAAATTACATTATAATCAAGAATACACAGGAAGCACCATTTGAAGAGGTACTTTTATGTACCTGGAAGAAGATGTTTAACTTTTCCATAAAAGTTGTCACTTGTGAATTTTAGATGAGGACCTTGAGATTGAGTTAGTTGAAGAAGAGCCACCGTTCCTTCGAGGTCATACTAAACAGAGCATGGATATGAGTCCCATCAAAATAGTAAAGGTAAGATATTTCCAGGACTAAAACAAATATTCttgatttaattaaataaatatttgggaTTTTAACAACCAGTTTTCCACCTGGACATTACTGAGAGCCCTGAAAAACATTACCAATGGACTGAGGATTCTTTCTTTACTTATAAAGCTGGTTTCTTTAACTGGTGACAGTGAAGTGGAATAATTGAGCCAAAATGCACATCAGCCTGCAGCAGCAACTGTTTCACACAAGCATGTTAGAatatgctttctcttttctgctttttcttaattttgaaagTAGAAGGTGGTagagaaatacttatttttcattgGCTGTACCCATAGTCCTTCTGACTGGACAGTGTGGGGATGCTCCATATTAGTCATGACCGCGGAAGTTCATGAGGCTGGGCTAATGGAAATATCCTGGAACTCAAAGAGATAAAAAGttaacatcttttaaaacatCTTCAGAAGAGGCTTCTAAAGGACAGTGGCGACAAAGAGATAATTGAAGGATTTTGAGTGCTTGAAATCTTaacttttttgttgctttccagAATCCAGATGGTTCCTTGTCCCAGGCTGCAATGATGCAGAGTGCTTTAGCTAAAGAAAGACGAGAACTTAAACAAgctcagagagaagcagagatggATTCTATCCCCATGGGACTGAACACACACTGGGTGGATCCTCTCCCTGATGGTATGTCTGAACACATCTAAGTCTAAACTGAGCCTTTTTTGTGACAGTTGAGTAAGCCAGGAGAAACATCTTGACGTAGTGTTTGTCTGCCTTACTTTAaaaggaaggcagagaagaaatGCTTTTCCACTGTAGTGGAAATAGGAATGTCAAGGGAAATGTGCAGATATATCCTGCTGTCCTTCAAGGATGCACTACTAAAAGGTGCGATGGATAGTGAAGCaatttttttacatggaaattaATGTAATAGTGGGGGTATACATGTAGGAACTCAGAAAATACTTAAACACACGTGTGTGGAAGTCTTGAATAATGGAACAGTAGGAGCAGGATCCATCAGAGTCTGTGGTGTGTGAACCTGAATGTAATGGTGAAATTATTCCTTTTCTAGTGGATGGAAGACAAATTGCTGCAAACATGCGGGGTATTGGGATGATGCCCAATGATATCCCAGAGTGGAAGAAACATGCATTTGGTGGCAACAAAGCTTCTTACGGTAAGAAGACCCAGCTTTCCATCATTGAGCAGAGAGAGAGTCTCCCAATCTTCAGACTGAAGGAGCAGCTGATACAAGTAAGACTCTTGAAATGGCATTCTTGCTTGAGCAAGCGAcaatttaaaatcacagaatggtttgagttggaagggaccttaaagatcatctagttccaaccccctgccctgggcaggaacacctcccaccagaccaggttgctcaaagcctggccttgaaccccttcaggttggatggggcagccacagtttccctgggcaacctgggccagggtctcgccaccctcacagcaaagagtttcttcctgagatctcatctcaatctcccctcttttagtgtaaaaccattacccctcatcctatgactACTCtcactgatcaagagtccctccccagctttcctggagcccctttagggactggaaggggctctaagttctccccagagccttttcttctcccagctgaacagccccagctctctcagcatgtccctgtaggagagatgctccagccctcaaagcatctttgtggcctcctctggacccactcaaaCACATCCATGTTCTCCTTATGTTGGGGGTCTCATGAGAGAAGAGTagagaggggtagaatcacctcccttgccctgctgaccacgcttcttttgatgtagccaaggatgcagttggctttcaaAGAGTCCACAACTCTTTGATTGTGactatccagccaattccttagccaccgagtggtccatccatcaaatccatgtctccccgatttagagacaaggatgttgtgcaagacagcatcaaatgctttgcacaagtccaggtagaagATGTCAGTAAAAATATTCTTGGTTCAGCTTATTGACGTATGAATAGCCAATTGATAATTTTAAGTGCAGAACTGTAGTtcacaataattattttaaattattatatataCCTGTATATTTTAATCAAGCTCCAGATATTTATTGacataaataaaaattgaaactgGGATCGTGTTGCAAGGGATGAGTCAGCCAAACAGTTAAGCAGTTCGCTGACTTGATCAGTAGGAACACTTGTATGGCTTGGTCTGGGTCAGCTGGAGCAAGAGCAGGAGATGCTCAGTTTACTCCTAGATGTACTGTGTtgattttcttgttgttgtttttaaattttgacaAGTGTATTATGATTTTTTTAGGCTGTGCATGACAACCAGATTCTGATTGTTATTGGAGAGACGGGATCTGGGAAAACAACGCAGATTACCCAATACCTGGCTGAGGCAGGTTACACATCAAGAGGAAAGATTGGATGTACTcagcctcgcagagtggccgcaATGTCTGTTGCGAAGAGGGTGTCCGAGGAGTTTGGTTGCTGCTTGGGACAAGAGGTGAATTTCCATGCCAAAGAACATGTCAAAAATAAGCATGAGGAGAAGTAGGAAAAATCAGTACTGGAGCTAGTTTGCTCGTTTGTCCATGTGTCTGTTCCCTTGTAGGCTGTAAAATGAGCTTGCAGAATTAAAGGTGCTAATAACTTAATTCTGTAGCTTCAGTTTCGATGCAACTCTTCTTCCTAGGTTGGCTACACCATTCGATTTGAAGACTGTACTAGCCCCGAAACTGTTATCAAATACATGACAGATGGTATGTTATTGAGGGAGTGCTTGATAGATCCTGATCTGACTCAGTATGCCATTATCATGCTGGATGAAGCCCATGAGAGGACCATACATACAGATGTGCTCTTTGGGCTACTAAAAAAGGTAATGtagcatttgatttatttttattgcttcggTGTCTTCTGTATGCTGTGTATGGGTAGGAGCACACAGGGAAAGGCGAGGCTGCACAAGTCAAGTTCATTCATGTGCTCAAAGAGTCTcttctgaaacaaagcaaacGCTCCTAGGGGTTTATAGTCCAAATTTTCATGAGATGAGCCTCTGTGCGAACACAAAGCCAGCAAAATTCAGCAGAAACAATGAGAATTGGCAGTCCAGAATGCTCATAATGAGGGATGAGCAGAGGAGTGTTCTTGCATTGCTCTTCCTTCTCTGACAAAGGCTTTCTGTGATAGGTGCTGCTAAGAAAGGTTTGAAATGTGACCTTAGTGGTCAATTGTTTGAAATTCTGGCTACTGGGATGAGCTGCCCCTCTACTCAGACATCAGAATGCCTGATATTACTGGTTGTATTTCTCTGACTTAATTCAAGTGCCATATGTTAATAGTCCCAAAGGCAACAAATGACGTGAACTTTCTATCCTGCTATAGACAGTGCAGAAACGGCAGGATATGAAGCTGATAGTGACGTCAGCAACGCTGGATGCTGTGAAATTCTCTCAGTATTTCTACGAAGCACCGATCTTCACAATTCCTGGCAGAACATACCCAGTAGAAATTCTGTACACAAAAGAGCCAGAAACAGATTATTTGGATGCCAGTCTTATTACAGTAATGCAGATCCACTTAACAGAGCCACCAGGTGAGTGTGGAATGGTCAGGGGTAGCTGGTGATTCAGGACTCTAATACCTGTGAGCAAAGTCTTTCTATAAGTCATGGGTTGTGTATTAGTAACGTGAGCAAAATGCTCTCAGCACTATCCTCCGTTGTTTGCAAATAGggtaaataaaatgctgaaaaagttGGGTGAAACtgaagttgaagagcggggggttattggaagtgggcaacatgggtttaccaagggtaaatcatgtttgaccaatctgatagctttctatgatgctataactggttggttggatgagaggagggcagcagatgtcatctaccttgacttcagcaaggcttttgacactgtctcccataacatcctcgttgggaaactaaggaagtgtgggctggatgaggggacagtgaggtggattggtAACTGGCTGtatgacaggacccaaagggtaatgattaatggagcgggttcaagctggaggcctgtaaccagtggtgtcccctaggtgtcaatacttggtccagtcctgttcaacatattcatcagtgacctggacgaggggacagagagtatccttagcaagtttgctgatgataccaaactgggaggggtggctgacaccccggagggccgtgctgccatccagcgagacctggacaggctggagagctgggcaaggaagaacctcatgaggttcaacagggaaaagtgtagggtcctgcacctggggaagaagaatgtcaggcaccaatacaggttaggtgtggacctgctggagacaagttccgaagagaaagatctgggggtcctggtagacagcaaaatgacaatgagcaagcagtgtgctcttgtggccaggaaggccaatggaatcctgggctgcatagggaagactgtggctagtaggtcgagggaagtcattctccccctctattctgcactggtgatgccacaactggaatactgcatccagttctgggctccgcaATTCaacagggacagggaactactggaaagagtccagcggagggcaatgaagatgattcaaggattggagcatctcccttatgaagaagggctgagagagctgggactctctagtctggagaagagaaggctgagggggagaccttatcaatgcttataagtatctaaagggtgggttgaaggaggagggagccagactcttttcagtggttgccagtgagaggacgaggggcaacgggcacaagttggaacataggaggttccactcagatatgagaaaaaacttcttcacggtgagggtgacagagccctggaacaggctgcccagggagggtgtggagtccccttctttggagattttcaagacccgcctggatgcagtcctgagtaacatgctgtaacatgctctaggcaatcctgcttcagcaggggagttggactagatgatctctatggtcccttccaactctaaaaattcagtgaaattcagtgaaagactgAAGTATGTTGCTTCTGGCTAAGAGTTGTTGCCCAGGGGCTAGCAAAAGTTGGGTATTCTCTGCTTTAAATGGAGAAAGTGAGGGATGGCAATGTGGTAGTGCGGGAGCTGTACTAAACAGAATTCATTCTGTGGATGATTTAATTTACTTCCTGTGTAGGTGACATTCTGGTGTTTCTGACTGGTCAGGAAGAGATTGACACAGCCTGTGAAATCCTCTATGAGAGGATGAAATCTCTAGGACCTGATGTTCCAGAGTTAATTATCCTACCTGTATATTCAGCTTTACCCAGTGAAATGCAAACCAGGATTTTTGACCCAGCCCCGCCAGGAAGCAGAAAGGTAATTTCAGCTAAGTATGGCTTCATCTTCACCTGACACGTTTTAATAGCGGGCTGTATTACACTGCTaatcagatgtctttttttttttttttttttggcacttctGATTCTGGTAGTTACAACTGCAGACAAAATGAAGTAGTTTTGTAGAAACAGTGGTTTATGTAGCTTAGAGCACATTTTGGTTGCATACGTGCCTATAAGTGTTATCTAAGCCTTTGAATGTACATAAAAGTGTCTGGGTTAGCAGACCTCTGTGTGGGATGCTCTTGGTGTGTTTTTTAATGCTGCCTTTAAAGGATATTAACTTCAGTGAAATCTAAATGCAGTTCTTGTTGGATGGATGTAAATTTCCTACCAAACAGCTAATGAATATCCAGAGATACATTCTCTAGAAGATTGTTCTCTACATATGGACTGTGTTTGAGTGATAGGCAAAAATTCTCCCTGAAGTCAGTGCAGTCTGCTTACAAACGTGTAATAATCTTTCAATTGCTTTTAATTATGGATTTTATCATACTCTTTTCTCATATTGTCCAAATCTAAACCAAATGTAGATACTTAAAACCTATCAATCTCTGACTGTAGCatgtttcttctttcagtgtTAAATGATAGTAGTTGTATTTATAACAAATTGCTGGTATTATGTAGAATGGATTATTTAAGTTTAGCAGCATGGTTGGCTTGGCAACCAGAGACAGAACTGGTACTGAATCAGACTGTTGTTTGCAGGTTGTCATCGCTACTAACATTGCCGAGACATCTTTGACTATTGATGGGATATATTACGTAGTTGATCCTGGCTTTGTGAAGCAGAAAGTTTATAATTCGAAGACTGGAATTGACCAGCTGGTTGTTACACCAATTTCACAGGTAGGCATTCTGTatttgacaacttttttttttttttttttttttttcctgctggtaaTGTGTGTCTTGATGTGGTGTCCAAGCACATGGAAGCAAAGTGAGACAATGATAAAACCACATTTCTGATAACTCCCTGAGACTCCTTGAGGCTGTGCCTGAGGAATATGTACTCTGCTGGGTTGCACTGAAATCTCTATTAACATAATTAAAAttgtgaataattattttattctactTGTTTTCACCTGTGCCTGTTTGCACCTGTTCATTGAGATGCCTTTTTATCTTTAGGCTCAAGCAAAGCAACGAGCGGGAAGGGCTGGGAGAACAGGACCAGGAAAATGCTATAGGTTATATACAGAGCGTGCTTATCGAGATGAAATGCTAACCACCAATGTGCCTGAAATCCAGAGGACAAATCTGGCCAGTACAGTACTTTCCCTGAAGGTGGGTATTTCACCAATGTGTAGCAAGCCAACATCATCGTGTTTCGGTAAATTGAGTCTCTGCCTTTATGAGCCTCATGAAGTACTTCTGTAATTTCAGATCCTTCCAGTGCACAGAGGTATTTTGAGTGGGAGACTGCATCAAATGCAGTTCTCGGGCACTGGAGCTTGCCCCTGTGTTTTTGTATTGAGGGTTATAATGTTGAATATCCACCTAAATTACAAGTCTCAGCTGCGCAGAACAGTTAGTTGCAGGAGGTTTGAGAAACAGGAATCTTATGGGCAGTACACGTCCTATGTAAGGTACATTTATATTCTTAACAGATAGGACACTATTTTAGGGTGGTTTTTGATCTCCAAACATATGTGTACCACCCCTCTGGGAGTCTGCAAACTGGATCTAACCCAGTACATAGCAGCTGGGGAAGCTGCTGCCTATCCCCCTTTTTGGGAACAAGAGGGAAGGTGGAGACGTGTTCAGTGTCCATTGGAGCTGTCAAGCCACACTGGTTTATAAGGCAGGATTCCTCAAAACTGGCATGTGTCTCCTTGATGGAATCATCTTGCTTGAGAGGTATGGAACAGTACCAaagaaacagactggaaaacTGGATGGTGGGTGAAAGCCATGGGCCAATGTGGATTATCTCAAGTGTAGAAATACAGCCATGTATTCATGACTGCGGTTACAGTTGAGATAACAACATGAGACTAGGGTTGCTTAAAGTTCTGTAGTGCCTCGTTGTTTGATGGTTATATGTCTCTCGCTGGAGTTTGGTGTCTTCCTTCTCAGTGTTTTAGCTGGGGTTTTCTCCGCTCCCTCTGTTCAGGCCATGGGCATCAATGATTTGCTCTCCTTTGACTTTATGGATGCTCCCCCAATGGAAACTCTTATAACAGCCATGGAGCAGCTCTACACCTTGGGAGCTCTGGATGACGAGGGACTGCTCACGCGACTTGGGCGCAGGGTAGGCAAAATAGAATACTTCTGAGTGCTGGTGGGGTTGCAAATATTTAGGGGGTGACGTAAGAGTAGTTGTAAAGCACTATTGCCTAGCACTAtgggtttctttttcccattaTTCTCGTGTGGTAGCTTTTCACATACTGCTTACGTATCTTCTGCTTTTTAAGGAGCAGCTATTTATTACTCCTTATTCCTAAGGTTACTTTTATTAATGTCTAGACATTTCCTGTAATTATTAGGATATTCTTCTGGTAGTGAATATAGACAAATAATTTGTGTCATGGTGAGTAAAGTTATTTTGGGTAAAACATACTGCATGGAAGCATGGAagagagggctttgctgtcttTTGCACTGAGAGCTCAAGATTTTTCCAAGATGCTGCAGGGTACCCTGAATCGGGTTTCTTGCAGATGGCGGAATTCCCTTTGGAGCCTATGTTGTGTAAGATGTTGATCATGTCTGTACATCTGGGATGCAGTGAGGAAATGTTGACAATAGTCTCCATGCTGTCCGTACAGAACGTGTTCTACAGGCCAAAGGTAAGGAACGTGGCCAAGGAGCTGCAGTGTCactgtttgggtgggttttgtgtGCTTGCCTCAGGTGATAGAGAGTGAGAGTATGTGCCAAAATGAACCTGTAGGTCATTTTGAGACTGGTCATATATCATACGTTTCTGATGTACCTTTTGGTTACACACCCTGTAGATGAGGGTGTTGGTAGTTTCTTCGTAGACGGGAAGATGGCAATTAGAAGTCTCACATTCTCTTTTGTATTTCCTGGTAAACACATACAATCCTAAGCCACGTCCGTCCCAGCTCTGGAGTTCGCAATGCCTTTGTCATTTTCAGATACAGAGAATGTATTTCTCCATGACAGTCCTATCCTGTGCTGATTTCTTTTAAGTCAGCAAGCAGCAGACTATGGTATGGTAGTATTCCTCAACAGCAGGCTCCCCTTGAATCCATTATTGCTTCATTATGATGGCTATAGTTTTGGCTCAGTGAGAGCAGTCCCAGTGACCTTTCTCATCACTTGGTCCTAGTCACTCACCACTCAAAATTTTGTGTTATCTTCTCGGTCTTACATCATGTTTTTTGGTAGCCTTAAAAAATCATGGTATGAGTGACAAGGAGTCCGTGTCCTCCTTCACGTTGCACAAGGATTGTCTCTACAATGTAGATACCCGAttgatttgtattttatatgTTAGGATAAACAAGCACTTGCTGATCAAAAGAAAGCCAAGTTCCATCAGACAGAAGGGGACCACCTCACTCTGCTGGCTGTGTACAATTCCTGGAAGAATAATAAGTTTTCAAATCCCTGGTGCTATGAGAATTTTATCCAGGCCCGATCCTTACGCAGGGCACAGGACATCCGCAAGCAGATGCTGGGCATTATGGACAGGTGAGCATGTCAAGAAGGACAAGTAGTGACTTCGTTTTCTTAGAGTTCTTGCGCTGTAGTAGCTAAACTAAATTTATTAATCTAATGTTGGTAGCTGCACCCAAATCTGGAGGactctaatttttttctctctaactCTTGTCTGGCAGGCACAAGCTGGATGTGGTATCCTGTGGGAAGGCAACAGTTCGAGTCCAGAAGGCCATCTGTAGTGGTTTCTTCAGAAACGCAGCAAAGAAGGATCCGCAGGAAGGTTATCGGACACTCATTGATCAACAAGTAGTTTATATCCACCCGTCCAGTGCTCTCTTCAACAGGCAGCCGGAATGGTAAGGAAGGCAATATCATGTAATTTTCTATTACAGTTCAGACTTCGTAAGTGAAAAGCTTGTGGTGTGCACTATTTGTGGAGTATAGATCAAAGTATAGGCTGCTGATTTCTCAGCAATGAGCAGAGGGAGTAAAGTTTCAAGTCTGCTTTTGGCTCTTTCTGCTGCTATAATTAGTGCCTGTGCAGAGATGAGATTCACTGTTTGAGCCAAGGCCAGGCCTGGAGCCTGCggttctgtgtttctgtattgTGGAATTGAGTTTAAAACACTGAGTATTGAGGGTGGGAGTGAGTAGagagagaattattttaaatcagatgAAGTAGTTCTGTGCTGAAGAGTAGTTGTGAagtaggagaggggaaaaaaaaaatggtagctCTTCTGGATGGTTCTTTTGGACCCTGCATTGGAGTTTATAAGGAACTTACGCTGAAGGAGGGTGAAATGGAGGTAAAGGAGCAAGCTCAGATACTCCAGGCCTTGCcttatctctttttttgttgGGAAAAACTAATTTCCAGAGTTGCGGTCCCTTTTCACAGGGTGGTGTATCATGAACTAGTGCTGACCACCAAGGAATATATGCGTGAAGTGACAACTATCGATCCTCGCTGGCTGGTGGAATTTGCGCCAGCTTTCTTCAAGGTTTCTGATCCAACCAAGCTGAGCaaacagaagaagcagcagcgGCTGGAGCCCCTGTACAATCGCTATGAGGAGCCCAATGCTTGGAGGATATCGCGTGCATTCAGACGACGATGAGCCTGGTTCCCTCGTGGACTCTTACTCATTTTATATTTGTGGGACTGTGATTTTTGCACTGCTGCAAGTGCTTCCTGAAAGAAAGGACACTGAGTTGAAGCTTACctacaaaatgaacagaaaataagtattttctgaGCAAAAGCACAAGGGGGCGATGTGTGCTCATGTCAGCTACCCCTCAGATGCCACGGCTCCATGAAAAACATCTTGAGTCTCCTCGGTGTGTTGCATCATTTCAGAAATGGTTCTTGGAGCGCTTCTTTAGTCATTCCCCTTTTAAGAGACAAAACCTGAGACTCGGAAATCTGGGCACTGTGCTGAACAACAAAAAGATAACGATTTCAAAATAGTTGTCCACCAACCTAACTGTGTTCTGAATGACCAGACAAGTACAGGCTGGAATAGTTCACCCCGCTAAAAGGGATTTATTTCTACTTATATTCTTGGACAGTGGCTGCTTTTTTGGGAGCTGCTTGttctccttttttcctattttatgcaTTTTCCTGTTAAGTGTAACTATTTTACGCGAGCCTTCTGTGGTGAGATATTTAGTATCTGTGGCGTTGGGATAAGGCAGGAAAGATCCCTCGAAGCCCAGCTAGAATGTCAGTTATACTTGGACAATGGCACAGGTCAGACTGTGAGTCTTATCCTTCATCACCATCTCCTGCGTGCTGAAGGCTAATATATCAACCGGTAATTAACCACATCCACTCTGGAGCACGGCTCTGTCTGTGAATGTAAGTGGTTACAGATGTTTAGACTTTCTATACAATGTGTCATGTGTTTTATTTCCACTTGCAATGTTTGGTGACATCacgactgttttttttttttaatagagtatgCTCTTACAGCTAAAATGTCTGTAAAACATTGTGTAAcagtttcttg
The Numenius arquata chromosome 23, bNumArq3.hap1.1, whole genome shotgun sequence genome window above contains:
- the DHX8 gene encoding ATP-dependent RNA helicase DHX8, with protein sequence MRKWCRVYASGGGVMADVGTLEELAKLEYLSLVSKVCTELDNHLGINDKDLAEFVINLAEKNTTFDTFKAVLLKNGAEFTDSLISNLLRLIQTMRPPPKPSTSKETVVKPKSEKEKLKELFPALCRPDNPNVRNMLDEDDVKVAADALKELEALMPSVDRQGKQRSSDHRAKKKRKSRSRSRDGRRRHRSRSRSRSRTWDKNRGKSRYRSRSRSRSPSRDRRDREKYVEKSNERWRDKHIDRPPPEEPSIGDIYNGKVTSIMQFGCFVQLEGLRKRWEGLVHISELRREGRVANVADVVSKGQRVKVKVLSFTGSKTSLSMKDVDQNTGEDLNPNRRRNLVGETNEETSMRNPDRPSHLSLVNAPEVEDDSLERKRLTRISDPEKWEIKQMIAANVLSKEEFPDFDEETGILPKVDDEEDEDLEIELVEEEPPFLRGHTKQSMDMSPIKIVKNPDGSLSQAAMMQSALAKERRELKQAQREAEMDSIPMGLNTHWVDPLPDVDGRQIAANMRGIGMMPNDIPEWKKHAFGGNKASYGKKTQLSIIEQRESLPIFRLKEQLIQAVHDNQILIVIGETGSGKTTQITQYLAEAGYTSRGKIGCTQPRRVAAMSVAKRVSEEFGCCLGQEVGYTIRFEDCTSPETVIKYMTDGMLLRECLIDPDLTQYAIIMLDEAHERTIHTDVLFGLLKKTVQKRQDMKLIVTSATLDAVKFSQYFYEAPIFTIPGRTYPVEILYTKEPETDYLDASLITVMQIHLTEPPGDILVFLTGQEEIDTACEILYERMKSLGPDVPELIILPVYSALPSEMQTRIFDPAPPGSRKVVIATNIAETSLTIDGIYYVVDPGFVKQKVYNSKTGIDQLVVTPISQAQAKQRAGRAGRTGPGKCYRLYTERAYRDEMLTTNVPEIQRTNLASTVLSLKAMGINDLLSFDFMDAPPMETLITAMEQLYTLGALDDEGLLTRLGRRMAEFPLEPMLCKMLIMSVHLGCSEEMLTIVSMLSVQNVFYRPKDKQALADQKKAKFHQTEGDHLTLLAVYNSWKNNKFSNPWCYENFIQARSLRRAQDIRKQMLGIMDRHKLDVVSCGKATVRVQKAICSGFFRNAAKKDPQEGYRTLIDQQVVYIHPSSALFNRQPEWVVYHELVLTTKEYMREVTTIDPRWLVEFAPAFFKVSDPTKLSKQKKQQRLEPLYNRYEEPNAWRISRAFRRR